A single Pantoea rwandensis DNA region contains:
- a CDS encoding type II toxin-antitoxin system RelE/ParE family toxin, whose protein sequence is MKRKITIKPEADDDLMKIWIYGYWNFGEQLADDYNLKLSQLFDKIALFDLGRKRPDLGYQIYSLPFGQHIVIYRAEIDEIFIGRILHHSQEVSAEF, encoded by the coding sequence ATGAAAAGGAAGATCACGATAAAACCGGAAGCTGATGACGATTTGATGAAAATCTGGATATACGGATATTGGAATTTTGGAGAACAGCTCGCAGACGATTATAACCTTAAGTTGTCTCAGCTCTTCGATAAAATTGCCCTGTTCGACCTTGGGCGAAAACGACCGGATTTAGGTTATCAAATCTACTCACTTCCCTTTGGCCAGCATATTGTGATTTACCGTGCTGAAATTGATGAGATCTTTATAGGTCGAATCTTGCATCACTCCCAGGAAGTCAGTGCCGAATTTTAA
- the glyS gene encoding glycine--tRNA ligase subunit beta: MTDKTFLVEIGTEELPPKALRSLAEAFAAHFTAELDSAGLAHGEVSWFASPRRLALKVAQLATAQADREVEKRGPAIAAAFDADGNATKAAEGWARGNGITVDQAERLSTDKGEWLVHRASVKGESAQALLPAMVATALSKLPIPKLMRWGASDVQFVRPVHTVTLLLGDELIPATILGIQSDRVIRGHRFMGEPEFTLDNADQYPQLLLERGKVVADFATRKAKIKADAEAAAQQLGGIADLSDSLLEEVASLVEWPVVLTAKFEEKFLAVPSEALVYTMKGDQKYFPVYSADGKLLPNFIFVTNIESKDPQQIISGNEKVVRPRLADAEFFFNTDRKKRLEDNLPRLETVLFQKELGTLRDKTDRIQALAGWIAAQIGADVNHATRAGLLSKCDLMTNMVFEFTDTQGVMGMHYARHDGEAEDVAVALNEQYQPRFAGDALPSNLVACAVAIADKMDTLAGIFGIGQHPKGDKDPFALRRAALGVLRIIVEKNLPLDLQTLTEEAVRLYGSKLSNGKVVDEVIDFMLGRFRTWYQEEGHSVDTIQAVLARRPTRPADFDARMKAVSHFRTLEAASSLAAANKRVSNILAKATETLNDSVQASLLKENAEIQLATFVTALGDKLQPYFAEGRYQDALVELAQLREAVDNFFDNVMVNADEAEVRINRLTLLAQLRALFLQVADISLLQ, translated from the coding sequence ATGACCGATAAAACTTTCCTGGTGGAAATTGGCACCGAAGAGTTGCCTCCGAAAGCCCTGCGTAGCCTGGCAGAAGCCTTTGCTGCGCACTTTACCGCAGAACTGGACAGCGCCGGTTTAGCACATGGCGAGGTGAGCTGGTTTGCCTCTCCACGCCGTCTGGCGCTGAAAGTGGCCCAATTGGCCACAGCGCAGGCCGATCGTGAAGTGGAAAAACGTGGCCCCGCGATTGCTGCCGCGTTTGATGCCGATGGCAATGCCACCAAAGCCGCCGAAGGTTGGGCGCGCGGTAACGGCATCACCGTGGATCAGGCTGAGCGTCTGAGCACTGATAAAGGCGAATGGCTGGTGCACCGTGCTTCGGTGAAAGGCGAAAGTGCTCAGGCACTGCTGCCCGCGATGGTGGCAACCGCGCTAAGCAAGCTGCCGATTCCAAAACTGATGCGCTGGGGTGCAAGCGACGTGCAGTTCGTGCGTCCGGTACATACTGTGACGCTGCTGTTGGGTGATGAGTTGATCCCGGCGACGATTCTCGGTATTCAGTCCGATCGCGTGATTCGCGGCCACCGCTTTATGGGCGAGCCAGAGTTCACCCTCGACAACGCCGATCAGTATCCGCAATTGCTGCTGGAGCGCGGCAAAGTGGTGGCTGATTTTGCGACCCGTAAAGCCAAAATCAAAGCGGATGCGGAAGCGGCGGCGCAGCAGTTGGGCGGTATCGCCGATCTGAGCGACAGCCTGCTGGAAGAAGTGGCCTCGCTGGTGGAATGGCCAGTGGTGCTGACGGCTAAATTCGAAGAGAAGTTCCTCGCAGTGCCTTCCGAAGCGCTGGTTTACACCATGAAGGGCGACCAGAAGTACTTCCCGGTGTACTCCGCTGACGGCAAACTGCTGCCAAACTTTATCTTCGTCACCAACATCGAATCGAAAGATCCGCAGCAAATCATCTCCGGTAACGAGAAGGTGGTGCGCCCGCGTCTGGCCGATGCCGAGTTCTTCTTCAACACTGACCGTAAAAAGCGTCTTGAAGATAATCTGCCGCGTCTGGAAACCGTGCTGTTCCAGAAAGAGCTGGGTACGCTGCGAGACAAAACCGACCGCATTCAGGCGCTGGCCGGCTGGATTGCCGCTCAGATTGGTGCCGATGTGAACCACGCCACCCGCGCGGGTCTGCTGTCGAAGTGTGACCTGATGACCAACATGGTCTTCGAGTTCACCGATACGCAGGGCGTGATGGGCATGCACTATGCACGCCATGATGGCGAAGCCGAAGATGTCGCGGTGGCGCTGAACGAGCAGTATCAGCCGCGCTTTGCCGGTGATGCGCTGCCATCGAACCTCGTGGCTTGTGCTGTCGCGATTGCCGACAAGATGGATACCCTTGCGGGCATCTTCGGCATTGGTCAGCATCCGAAAGGCGATAAAGACCCGTTCGCACTGCGCCGTGCTGCGCTGGGTGTGCTGCGTATTATCGTTGAGAAGAACCTGCCCCTCGATCTGCAAACCCTGACCGAGGAAGCGGTGCGTCTCTACGGCAGCAAGCTGAGCAACGGCAAAGTGGTGGATGAAGTGATCGACTTCATGCTGGGTCGTTTCCGTACCTGGTATCAGGAAGAAGGCCACAGCGTTGACACCATCCAGGCCGTGTTGGCGCGTCGTCCAACCCGCCCGGCGGACTTCGATGCGCGCATGAAAGCGGTTTCCCACTTCCGTACTCTGGAAGCGGCATCGTCGCTGGCTGCGGCTAACAAGCGTGTATCTAACATCCTGGCAAAAGCGACCGAAACCCTGAACGACAGCGTGCAGGCATCGTTGTTGAAAGAGAACGCCGAGATCCAGCTGGCGACCTTCGTGACGGCGCTGGGTGACAAACTGCAGCCGTACTTCGCGGAAGGCCGTTATCAGGATGCGCTGGTGGAACTGGCGCAGCTGCGCGAAGCGGTCGATAACTTCTTCGACAACGTGATGGTTAACGCCGATGAAGCGGAAGTGCGTATTAACCGCCTGACGCTGCTGGCGCAACTGCGCGCACTGTTCCTGCAGGTAGCCGATATTTCACTGCTGCAGTAA